From the Carassius gibelio isolate Cgi1373 ecotype wild population from Czech Republic chromosome B25, carGib1.2-hapl.c, whole genome shotgun sequence genome, one window contains:
- the LOC128014432 gene encoding histone H3-like, whose translation MARTKQTARKSTGGKAPRKQLATKAARKSAPATGGVKKPHRYRPGTVALREIRRYQKSTELLIRKLPFQRLVREIAQDFKTDLRFQSSAVMALQESSEAYLVGLFEDTNLCAIHAKRTTMSGRGKGGKGLGKGGAKRHRKVLRDNIQGITKPAIRRLARRGGVKRISGLIYEETRGVLKVFLENVIRDAVTYTEHAKRKTVTAMDVVYALKRQGRTLYGFGG comes from the exons ATGGCAAGAACCAAGCAAACCGCCCGTAAATCCACCGGAGGTAAAGCCCCGAGGAAGCAGCTCGCCACCAAAGCCGCCCGTAAGAGCGCTCCAGCCACCGGCGGCGTCAAGAAGCCTCACCGCTACAGGCCCGGCACCGTGGCTCTGCGAGAGATCCGTCGCTACCAGAAGTCCACCGAGCTGCTGATCCGCAAGCTGCCCTTCCAGCGTCTGGTGCGAGAGATCGCTCAGGACTTCAAGACGGACCTGCGCTTCCAGAGCTCCGCCGTCATGGCCCTGCAGGAGTCCAGCGAGGCTTATCTGGTCGGTCTGTTCGAGGACACCAACCTGTGCGCCATCCACGCCAAGAGA ACAACAATGTCTGGAAGAGGTAAGGGAGGTAAAGGGCTCGGGAAAGGAGGCGCTAAGCGTCACCGTAAAGTTCTACGGGATAACATCCAGGGCATCACCAAACCCGCCATCCGTCGTCTCGCTCGCCGCGGCGGAGTCAAGCGTATCTCCGGTCTGATCTACGAGGAGACCCGCGGTGTGCTGAAGGTGTTCCTGGAGAACGTGATCCGCGATGCCGTGACCTACACCGAGCACGCCAAGAGAAAGACCGTCACCGCCATGGACGTCGTGTACGCGCTGAAGCGACAGGGACGCACTCTGTACGGCTTCGGAGGATAA
- the LOC128014396 gene encoding histone H2A-like, which yields MSGRGKTGGKARAKAKTRSSRAGLQFPVGRVHRLLRKGNYGERVGAGAPVYLAAVLEYLTAEILELAGNAARDNKKTRIIPRHLQLAVRNDEELNKLLGGVTIAQGGVLPNIQAVLLPKKTEKPAKTK from the coding sequence ATGAGTGGAAGAGGTAAAACCGGTGGTAAGGCCAGGGCGAAGGCTAAGACTCGTTCCTCCAGAGCAGGACTGCAGTTCCCCGTCGGTCGTGTTCACAGACTTCTCCGCAAAGGGAACTACGGCGAGCGCGTCGGTGCCGGTGCTCCGGTGTATCTGGCCGCTGTGCTCGAGTATCTGACGGCTGAGATCCTGGAGCTGGCTGGAAACGCCGCTCGGGACAACAAGAAGACCCGTATCATCCCCCGTCACCTGCAGCTGGCGGTGCGTAACGACGAGGAGCTCAACAAACTCCTGGGCGGAGTGACCATCGCTCAGGGCGGCGTGCTGCCCAACATCCAGGCCGTTCTGCTGCCCAAGAAGACCGAGAAACCCGCCAAAACCAAGTGA
- the LOC128014428 gene encoding histone H1-like encodes MAETAPAPAAAAPPAKAPKKKSAAKAKKAGPGVGELILKAVSASKERSGVSLAALKKALAASGYDVEKNNSRVKLAIKSLVTKGALLQVKGTGASGSFKISKKQTETKKKPAKKAAPKAKKPAAKKPAAAKKPKSAAAKKPAAKKSPKKAKKPAAAAAKKATKSPKKAKKPAAPKKAAKSPKKAKAAKPKAAKPKAAKPKAAKPKKAAPKKK; translated from the coding sequence ATGGCAGAAACCGCTCCAGCCCCGGCCGCTGCCGCCCCGCCGGCCAAAGCGCCCAAGAAGAAGTCCGCCGCCAAAGCCAAGAAAGCAGGTCCAGGCGTCGGTGAGCTGATCCTCAAAGCCGTATCCGCGTCCAAGGAGAGGAGCGGCGTGTCGCTCGCCGCCCTGAAGAAAGCTCTCGCCGCCAGCGGCTACGACGTGGAGAAGAACAACTCCCGCGTCAAGCTCGCCATCAAGAGCCTGGTGACTAAAGGCGCCCTGCTTCAGGTCAAAGGGACCGGTGCCTCCGGCTCTTTCAAGATAAGTAAGAAGCAAACCGAGACCAAGAAGAAACCGGCGAAGAAGGCGGCTCCTAAAGCGAAGAAGCCCGCGGCCAAGAAACCCGCTGCTGCCAAGAAGCCCAAGAGCGCAGCTGCAAAGAAGCCCGCCGCTAAGAAATCGCCCAAGAAGGCCAAGAAACCCGCCGCTGCAGCCGCCAAGAAGGCGACGAAGAGCCCCAAGAAGGCGAAGAAGCCGGCAGCGCCCAAGAAAGCAGCCAAGAGCCCCAAAAAAGCCAAGGCTGCCAAACCCAAGGCAGCAAAGCCAAAAGCTGCCAAGCCTAAAGCTGCAAAGCCCAAAAAGGCAGCCCCTAAGAAGAAATAA
- the LOC128014412 gene encoding histone H2B, with translation MPEPAKSAPKKGSKKAVTKTAAKGGKKRRKSRKESYAIYVYKVLKQVHPDTGISSKAMGIMNSFVNDIFERIAGESSRLAHYNKRSTITSREIQTAVRLLLPGELAKHAVSEGTKAVTKYTSSK, from the coding sequence ATGCCTGAACCAGCGAAGTCCGCTCCCAAGAAGGGCTCCAAGAAGGCCGTCACCAAGACCGCCGCTAAAGGAGGAAAGAAGCGCAGAAAGTCCAGGAAGGAGAGCTACGCTATCTACGTGTACAAAGTGCTGAAGCAGGTCCATCCTGACACTGGTATCTCTTCCAAGGCAATGGGGATCATGAACTCTTTCGTCAACGACATCTTCGAGCGCATCGCCGGTGAGTCGTCTCGTCTCGCTCACTACAACAAGCGCTCCACCATCACCTCGAGAGAGATCCAGACCGCCGTGCGTCTGCTGCTGCCCGGAGAGCTGGCCAAACACGCCGTGTCTGAGGGCACCAAGGCCGTCACCAAGTACACCAGCTCCAAGTAG
- the LOC128014425 gene encoding histone H4: MSGRGKGGKGLGKGGAKRHRKVLRDNIQGITKPAIRRLARRGGVKRISGLIYEETRGVLKVFLENVIRDAVTYTEHAKRKTVTAMDVVYALKRQGRTLYGFGG; the protein is encoded by the coding sequence ATGTCTGGAAGAGGTAAAGGCGGTAAAGGGCTCGGGAAAGGAGGCGCTAAGCGTCACCGTAAAGTTCTGCGGGATAACATCCAGGGCATCACCAAACCCGCCATCCGTCGTCTCGCTCGCCGCGGCGGAGTCAAGCGTATCTCCGGTCTGATCTACGAGGAGACCCGCGGTGTGCTGAAGGTGTTCCTGGAGAACGTGATCCGCGATGCCGTGACCTACACCGAGCACGCCAAGAGAAAGACCGTCACCGCCATGGACGTCGTGTACGCGCTGAAACGACAGGGACGCACTCTGTACGGCTTCGGAGGATAA
- the LOC128014358 gene encoding piggyBac transposable element-derived protein 4-like isoform X1: protein MAHEEALQMMTESEEESTFPSEEEEDFDDELLYFEERCDAAENTISKEKTPSSAHHTRATHKHLSAFNSVENLNICESDSDQMPAAKRARTLSWKAETDVDQVPQTLRFLPAREPGPQLSAADSHSPMSLFKLFFTESAVENLCHNTNAQAARAMSKGHKYKWTDVGVDELYRYIGLIFYMSVLKMSSIADYWRQDSPFSLPFPATVMSRDRYRTISWNLHMSHPDADEENDRKRSTDQHDRLFRIKPLMDTIRLACKAFYHPRRNLAVKERLVACRAKTGMRRCTKVKPTKLGFKFFDLSDSSNGYIVDFSVYTGKNSFPAGRGLSYDAVMSLLDRKVLGSGYHVYMDDFYTSPKLFTDLFTLKFGACGTYREQRKGFPKTAANSLSRSSSRGSIRWIRDGPLVCVKWMDMQVVSVCSTIHAAYTGDRVKRNIKAQHTKSVPCPAPVTAYSQHMGGVDLSNQLLQYYAAQHKTMKWYRKVFLHFLDIAANNAFILHKELIGNMTRKEFMEELIAELCGVSQKAAPKQSSTEHVPIPGAELTSDLIRNATVGRRICVHCKAVHGKRSQTPWKCQACDVYLCLQLNRNCFQEWHKSL, encoded by the exons ATGGCACATGAGGAAGCTCTCCAGATGATGACAGAAAGCGAAGAAGAAAGTACTTTTCCCTCAGAAGAAGAGGAAGACTTTGATGATGAACTCCTGTATTTCGAGGAGCGCTGTGATGCTGCAGAGAACACAATTTCTAAAGA gAAAACACCTTCAAGTGCACATCACACAAGGGCAacacacaagcatctttcagCTTTCAACTCAGTTGAGAATCTTAACAT ATGTGAGAGTGACAGTGACCAGATGCCTGCTGCAAAGAGAGCCAGGACTCTTTCATGGAAAGCAGAGACTGATGTTGACCAGGTTCCTCAGACTCTGAGATTCCTGCCTGCTCGGGAACCAGGACCACAGTTGTCTGCTGCTGACTCACACTCTCCCATGAGtcttttcaaactgtttttcaCAGAGAGCGCCGTGGAAAACCTGTGCCACAACACAAATGCTCAGGCTGCCAGGGCAATGTCAAAGGGTCACAAGTACAAATGGACAGATGTCGGTGTTGATGAGCTGTATCGCTACATTGGACTGATATTCTACATGTCTGTGCTGAAGATGAGCTCCATCGCTGACTACTGGCGGCAGGACAGTCCTTTCTCTCTGCCTTTTCCCGCCACAGTTATGTCAAGGGACAGATACCGCACCATTTCCTGGAATCTACACATGAGTCACCCAGACGCAGACGAGGAAAACGACAGAAAGAGGAGCACAGACCAACATGACCGTCTGTTCAGGATCAAACCCCTCATGGACACGATTCGTCTTGCGTGCAAAGCCTTCTATCATCCTAGAAGAAATCTAGCTGTGAAGGAGAGATTGGTGGCATGCAGAGCAAAGACAGGAATGAGACGGTGCACAAAAGTCAAGCCGACAAAGTTGGGCTTCAAGTTTTTTGACCTTTCAGACTCATCAAATGGATATATTGTGGACTTCTCCGTCTACACGGGCAAGAATAGTTTTCCTGCAGGCCGTGGGCTTTCATATGATGCTGTGATGTCTCTCCTGGACCGTAAAGTTTTGGGCTCTGGGTACCATGTGTACATGGACGATTTCTACACCAGTCCAAAGCTCTTCACAgacttgtttactctgaagtttGGTGCTTGTGGGACGTACAGGGAGCAGAGGAAGGGCTTCCCAAAGACTGCAGCTAATTCACTGAGCAGAAGCTCCAGCAGGGGATCCATCAGGTGGATTCGGGACGGGCCTCTTGTGTGTGTGAAGTGGATGGACATGCAAGTGGTGTCTGTTTGTTCCACCATACATGCTGCCTATACAGGAGACCGTGTGAAAAGAAACATCAAAGCACAACATACAAAGTCTGTTCCATGTCCTGCACCTGTGACTGCATACAGCCAGCACATGGGGGGTGTTGACCTGTCCAATCAGCTTCTGCAATACTACGCTGCACAGCACAAAACCATGAAATGGTACAGAAAAGTCTTTCTACACTTCTTGGACATTGCCGCCAATAATGCTTTCATATTGCACAAAGAGCTGATTGGAAACATGACTCGCAAAGAGTTCATGGAGGAGCTTATTGCAGAGCTCTGTGGTGTGTCACAGAAAGCAGCACCAAAACAGTCCAGCACAGAACATGTGCCAATCCCAGGAGCTGAGCTGACTTCAGATCTCATAAGAAACGCTACTGTCGGTCGCCGGATCTGTGTACATTGCAAAGCAGTGCATGGAAAGAGGTCACAAACACCTTGGAAATGCCAGGCTTGTGACGTTTATTTGTGTCTTCAGTTGAACAGAAATTGTTTCCAGGAATGGCACAAAAGTCTGTGA
- the LOC128014358 gene encoding piggyBac transposable element-derived protein 4-like isoform X3, whose product MAHEEALQMMTESEEESTFPSEEEEDFDDELLYFEERCDAAENTISKEKTPSSAHHTRATHKHLSAFNSVENLNICESDSDQMPAAKRARTLSWKAETDVDQVPQTLRFLPAREPGPQLSAADSHSPMSLFKLFFTESAVENLCHNTNAQAARAMSKGHKYKWTDVGVDELYRYIGLIFYMSVLKMSSIADYWRQDSPFSLPFPATVMSRDRYRTISWNLHMSHPDADEENDRKRSTDQHDRLFRIKPLMDTIRLACKAFYHPRRNLAVKERLVACRAKTGMRRCTKVKPTKLGFKFFDLSDSSNGYIVDFSVYTGKNSFPAGRGLSYDAVMSLLDRKVLGSGYHVYMDDFYTSPKLFTDLFTLKFGACGTYREQRKGFPKTAANSLSRSSSRGSIRWIRDGPLVCVKWMDMQVVSVCSTIHAAYTGDRVKRNIKAQHTKSVPCPAPVTAYSQHMGGVDLSNQLLQYYAAQHKTMKWYRKVFLHFLDIAANNAFILHKELIGNMTRKEFMEELIQSSTEHVPIPGAELTSDLIRNATVGRRICVHCKAVHGKRSQTPWKCQACDVYLCLQLNRNCFQEWHKSL is encoded by the exons ATGGCACATGAGGAAGCTCTCCAGATGATGACAGAAAGCGAAGAAGAAAGTACTTTTCCCTCAGAAGAAGAGGAAGACTTTGATGATGAACTCCTGTATTTCGAGGAGCGCTGTGATGCTGCAGAGAACACAATTTCTAAAGA gAAAACACCTTCAAGTGCACATCACACAAGGGCAacacacaagcatctttcagCTTTCAACTCAGTTGAGAATCTTAACAT ATGTGAGAGTGACAGTGACCAGATGCCTGCTGCAAAGAGAGCCAGGACTCTTTCATGGAAAGCAGAGACTGATGTTGACCAGGTTCCTCAGACTCTGAGATTCCTGCCTGCTCGGGAACCAGGACCACAGTTGTCTGCTGCTGACTCACACTCTCCCATGAGtcttttcaaactgtttttcaCAGAGAGCGCCGTGGAAAACCTGTGCCACAACACAAATGCTCAGGCTGCCAGGGCAATGTCAAAGGGTCACAAGTACAAATGGACAGATGTCGGTGTTGATGAGCTGTATCGCTACATTGGACTGATATTCTACATGTCTGTGCTGAAGATGAGCTCCATCGCTGACTACTGGCGGCAGGACAGTCCTTTCTCTCTGCCTTTTCCCGCCACAGTTATGTCAAGGGACAGATACCGCACCATTTCCTGGAATCTACACATGAGTCACCCAGACGCAGACGAGGAAAACGACAGAAAGAGGAGCACAGACCAACATGACCGTCTGTTCAGGATCAAACCCCTCATGGACACGATTCGTCTTGCGTGCAAAGCCTTCTATCATCCTAGAAGAAATCTAGCTGTGAAGGAGAGATTGGTGGCATGCAGAGCAAAGACAGGAATGAGACGGTGCACAAAAGTCAAGCCGACAAAGTTGGGCTTCAAGTTTTTTGACCTTTCAGACTCATCAAATGGATATATTGTGGACTTCTCCGTCTACACGGGCAAGAATAGTTTTCCTGCAGGCCGTGGGCTTTCATATGATGCTGTGATGTCTCTCCTGGACCGTAAAGTTTTGGGCTCTGGGTACCATGTGTACATGGACGATTTCTACACCAGTCCAAAGCTCTTCACAgacttgtttactctgaagtttGGTGCTTGTGGGACGTACAGGGAGCAGAGGAAGGGCTTCCCAAAGACTGCAGCTAATTCACTGAGCAGAAGCTCCAGCAGGGGATCCATCAGGTGGATTCGGGACGGGCCTCTTGTGTGTGTGAAGTGGATGGACATGCAAGTGGTGTCTGTTTGTTCCACCATACATGCTGCCTATACAGGAGACCGTGTGAAAAGAAACATCAAAGCACAACATACAAAGTCTGTTCCATGTCCTGCACCTGTGACTGCATACAGCCAGCACATGGGGGGTGTTGACCTGTCCAATCAGCTTCTGCAATACTACGCTGCACAGCACAAAACCATGAAATGGTACAGAAAAGTCTTTCTACACTTCTTGGACATTGCCGCCAATAATGCTTTCATATTGCACAAAGAGCTGATTGGAAACATGACTCGCAAAGAGTTCATGGAGGAGCTTATT CAGTCCAGCACAGAACATGTGCCAATCCCAGGAGCTGAGCTGACTTCAGATCTCATAAGAAACGCTACTGTCGGTCGCCGGATCTGTGTACATTGCAAAGCAGTGCATGGAAAGAGGTCACAAACACCTTGGAAATGCCAGGCTTGTGACGTTTATTTGTGTCTTCAGTTGAACAGAAATTGTTTCCAGGAATGGCACAAAAGTCTGTGA